The following proteins come from a genomic window of Salvia hispanica cultivar TCC Black 2014 chromosome 4, UniMelb_Shisp_WGS_1.0, whole genome shotgun sequence:
- the LOC125220298 gene encoding uncharacterized protein LOC125220298, whose translation MPTSKAKALSFFSPFAVATPVVRSPLSRSRRRQLWTGDEPVPLPSCEDLETAPLSNAAIRRRLRRRPSLPLIPLRRGCCSRAWELLVAASRCCCRRCSICFSDQRRRRRLAALRRCPDRNRCCIVWRICRIDFPLLVREKSWLLPSCTSSGPGFVVWADGLLETGPNLGLEDFEDFDPCNLFH comes from the exons atgcccacctcaaaagctaaAGCTCTTTCC TTCTTCTCGCCGTTCGCCGTCGCCACGCCGGTCGTCAGGTCGCCGTTGTCTCGCAGTCGGCGCCGCCAGCTATGGACCGGCGACGAACCCGTGCCGCTGCCGTCGTGCGAGGATTTGGAAACGGCGCCTCTGTCTAACGCTGCcatccgccgccgcctccggcGGCGTCCCTCTCTCCCTCTGATTCCGCTGCGACGCGGCTGTTGTTCGAGAGCTTGGGAGCTGCTCGTCGCGGCCTCCCGTTGCTGTTGCCGACGCTGCTCAATCTGTTTCTCAGACCAGCGCCGACGCCGCCGCCTCGCAGCCCTCCGTCGTTGTCCAGATCG AAACAGGTGCTGCATAGTGTGGAGGATTTGCAGGATTGACTTTCCCCTCTTG GTGAGAGAGAAATCTTGGCTACTACCTAGCTGTACCTCGAGCGGGCCTGGGTTCGTTGTCTGGGCCGACGGGCTGCTCGAAACGGGCCCTAATTTGGGCCTGGAG